A single window of Vigna radiata var. radiata cultivar VC1973A chromosome 4, Vradiata_ver6, whole genome shotgun sequence DNA harbors:
- the LOC106758926 gene encoding fatty acyl-CoA reductase 3 yields the protein MELGSIIHFLQDKTILVTGATGFLAKIFVEKILRVQPNVKKLYLLLRVKDTESATQRLDNEIIGKDLFRLLKEKLGTRFSSFISEKLTVVPGDISHEDLNLKNSILREEICNQTDVIVNLAATTNFDERYDVALGINTLGVKHVMSFAKKCVKLKVFVHVSTAYVCGERGGLILEDPHQFGVSLNGVRGLDIEMEKKKVEEKLNELKEEGATEHDIELAMKNLGSKRATMYGWPNTYVFTKAMGEMIVGTTKGNMNVVIVRPTIITSTYREPFPGWIEGLRTIDSLIVAYGKGKLTCFLADLKAVFDVIPADMVVNAILVSTVAHANQHSDMIYHVGSSVANPVRYLNLRDCAVRYFKEKPWINKEGKAVKVGKVTILSNMDSFYRYMYIRYQLPLKGLELVNAASCHYFEEICVDFNRKIRTIMRLVELYKPYLFFNGIFDDLNREKLLSMGRESGVETELFYFDPKIIDWEDYFMNIHFPGIIKYAFK from the exons ATGGAATTGGGAAGCATAATTCACTTCCTTCAGGATAAGACCATCTTAGTCACTGGTGCCACTGGTTTTCTTGCAAAaa tttttgtagaaaaaatatTGAGGGTTCAACCAAATGTGAAGAAACTTTATCTGCTTTTGAGAGTTAAAGATACTGAATCCGCTACTCAACGCTTAGATAACGAG ATCATAGGGAAGGACTTGTTTAGATTGCTGAAGGAAAAACTGGGAACAAGATTCAGTTCCTTTATCTCAGAAAAGCTCACTGTGGTACCTGGAGACATTTCTCATGAGGACTTGAATTTGAAGAACTCCATTCTGAGGGAAGAAATTTGTAACCAAACAGATGTTATAGTTAATCTAGCTGCAACAACTAACTTCGATGAAAG aTACGATGTTGCACTGGGTATAAATACATTAGGAGTTAAACATGTGATGAGCTTTGCCAAGAAATGTGTAAAGCTGAAGGTGTTTGTCCACGTATCAACAG CTTATgtatgtggagaaagaggaggACTGATACTAGAGGATCCACATCAGTTTGGTGTGTCACTAAATGGAGTGAGAGGACTAgacattgaaatggaaaagaagaAGGTAGAGGAGAAACTGAATGAGCTGAAAGAGGAGGGAGCTACAGAACATGATATTGAATTGGCCATGAAGAACTTGGGAAGTAAAAG AGCAACGATGTATGGATGGCCAAACACGTATGTGTTTACAAAGGCAATGGGAGAAATGATTGTAGGAACTACAAAGGGAAACATGAACGTAGTAATTGTACGTCCCACAATCATTACTAGTACTTACAGAGAACCTTTCCCTGGTTGGATCGAAGGTTTAAG AACCATAGACAGCTTGATTGTTGCTTATGGTAAAGGAAAGTTAACTTGCTTCCTTGCGGATCTGAAGGCTGTTTTTGATGTG ATACCAGCAGACATGGTGGTGAATGCAATCCTAGTGAGCACGGTGGCTCATGCAAATCAACATAGTGACATGATATACCATGTGGGTTCCTCTGTTGCAAATCCAGTTAGGTACCTTAATCTTCGAGACTGCGCCGTAAGATATTTCAAGGAAAAACCTTGGATAAACAAGGAAGGAAAGGCCGTTAAGGTTGGGAAAGTTACCATATTGAGCAACATGGATAGCTTCTACAGATATATGTACATTCGTTATCAGCTTCCCTTAAAG GGACTGGAGCTGGTGAATGCAGCTTCGTGCCATTATTTTGAGGAAATTTGTGTGGACTTCAATAGGAAGATCCGCACAATCATGCGATTGGTTGAGCTTTACAAGCCTTACTTGTTCTTCAATGGGAT ATTTGATGATTTGAACAGAGAAAAGTTGTTGTCAATGGGAAGAGAAAGTGGAGTAGAGACTGAATTGTTTTACTTTGACCCCAAAATCATTGATTGGGAAGACTATTTCATGAATATCCATTTTCCTGGAATCATAAAGTATGCTTTCAAGTGA
- the LOC106759419 gene encoding fatty acyl-CoA reductase 3, with translation MEVGSVLHFLQNKTILIIGATGFLAKIFLEKILRVQPNVKKIYLLLRASDANSATYRLHNEIIAKDLFIVLKEKLGANFKSFISEKLTLVPGDISIEDLGLKDSILREDICNQTDVIVNLAATTNFDERYDIALGLNTFGVKHVMNFAKQCTKLKVLVHVSTAYVCGERGGLILEDPYHFGETLNGVSGLDIDAEKTIVCNKLDELKEQGATERDVKIAMKNLGITRAKVYGWPNTYVFTKAVGEMLVEKLKGNLSVVILRPTIVTSTMKEPFPGWAEGVRTIDSLAVTYGQGKLTCFLGDINGVVDVVPADMVVNAMLVAMVAHAKQPSDIIYHVGSSVRNPVTYLNLQDFGLKYFTAKPWIRKDGTPVKVGRVTVLTSMDSFQRYMFIRYLLPLKGLELANAALCQYFRGTYLELHRKIQVVMRMVELYRPYMFFKGLFDDMNTEKLRMAAKQSGTETDLFYFDTKDINWDDYFMKTHIPGIVKYIFK, from the exons ATGGAGGTTGGAAgtgttcttcattttcttcaaaacaaaaCCATTTTAATCATTGGAGCCACAGGCTTTCTTGCCAAAA TTTTTCTGGAGAAGATATTGAGGGTTCAACCCAATGTTAAGAAGATTTATCTTCTTTTGAGAGCCTCAGATGCCAATTCTGCCACTTATCGATTGCACAATGAG ATCATAGCGAAGGACTTGTTCATTGTGCTAAAGGAAAAACTGGGTGCAAATTTTAAGTCCTTCATTTCTGAAAAACTGACTCTGGTGCCGGGGGACATTTCCATTGAGGATTTGGGTTTGAAAGATTCAATTCTGAGGGAAGACATCTGCAATCAGACGGATGTTATAGTCAATTTGGCTGCAACTACCAACTTTGATGAAAG gTACGATATAGCTTTGGGTTTAAACACCTTTGGGGTCAAGCATGTCATGAACTTTGCCAAACAGTGTACTAAACTGAAAGTGCTTGTTCATGTATCAACAG CCTACGTATGTGGTGAGAGAGGTGGACTCATTCTAGAGGACCCCTATCACTTTGGTGAAACACTAAATGGAGTGTCTGGCCTAGACATCGATGCAGAAAAGACCATTGTGTGTAACAAATTGGATGAACTAAAAGAACAAGGAGCCACAGAACGTGATGTTAAAATAGCCATGAAGAATCTGGGTATCACCAG GGCAAAGGTGTATGGATGGCCAAACACTTACGTGTTTACAAAGGCAGTTGGAGAAATGCTTGTGGAAAAACTGAAAGGAAACCTATCTGTTGTTATTCTGCGACCTACCATTGTCACAAGCACAATGAAAGAACCTTTTCCTGGTTGGGCTGAGGGTGTCAg AACCATTGATAGTTTAGCTGTTACTTATGGGCAAGGAAAGCTAACATGTTTCCTTGGAGATATCAATGGAGTTGTGGATGTG GTCCCAGCAGACATGGTGGTGAATGCTATGCTAGTGGCCATGGTAGCTCATGCAAAGCAGCCAAGTGATATCATATACCACGTGGGTTCCTCTGTTAGAAATCCAGTCACATACTTGAATCTCCAAGACTTTGGATTAAAATATTTCACTGCAAAACCATGGATAAGAAAGGATGGCACACCAGTCAAAGTTGGCAGAGTAACTGTGCTCACCAGCATGGATAGCTTTCAGAGATATATGTTCATCCGTTACCTCCTTCCATTAAAG GGACTGGAACTGGCGAATGCTGCACTTTGTCAGTATTTTCGGGGAACATATCTTGAGCTGCATAGGAAGATACAAGTTGTGATGCGGATGGTTGAACTTTACAGACCCTACATGTTCTTTAAGGGCCT ATTTGATGATATGAACACAGAGAAGTTGAGAATGGCAGCAAAACAAAGTGGGACAGAGACAGATCTGTTTTACTTTGATACAAAAGATATTAATTGGGATGATTACTTTATGAAGACCCATATTCCTGGCATTGTCAAGTACATTTTCAAGTGA
- the LOC106758296 gene encoding uncharacterized protein LOC106758296, which yields MAPFEALYXRCCRTPLCXFQEGESLLTGLELVQQTTKKLSPKYLGPYQILRRIGPVAYEIAMPPQLAKLHPVFHVSQLRKYVPDQSHVLEVEHIQVREDLSLEVQLVRVNENHTKWLNGKDVRLVKVIWDERTGDST from the coding sequence ATGGCACCGTTTGAGGCCTTGTATNGGAGGTGCTGCAGAACCCCTCTGTGTTNGTTTCAGGAGGGTGAATCATTATTGACTGGGCTAGAACTTGTGCAGCAGACCACGAAGAAATTGTCTCCCAAGTATCTTGGTCCCTATCAGATTCTGCGGCGCATTGGACCAGTTGCATATGAGATTGCCATGCCACCTCAATTGGCTAAGCTGCATCCAGTATTTCATGTTTCACAGCTTAGGAAATATGTGCCTGACCAATCCCATGTGCTAGAGGTTGAACACATCCAGGTGAGGGAAGATCTGTCTTTGGAAGTACAACTTGTTAGAGTTAATGAGAATCACACAAAGTGGCTGAATGGGAAGGATGTCAGACTCGTCAAGGTCATCTGGGACGAGAGGACCGGCGACTCTACTTAG